From a single Labrus bergylta chromosome 14, fLabBer1.1, whole genome shotgun sequence genomic region:
- the zgc:165604 gene encoding immunoglobulin superfamily member 11 isoform X1 produces MGSSGRWMLLTLCVCFSTLEIIALRVTMRESSLSVVQGDFVILPCSFFTSSPLSRLNVIWTLAPFSSPDTPIQVIVYDHGQVIEDPSLIGRVGFTGIPWSADIVLNDTRVSDAGIYRCMVNNPPETADPGIGELVLSVLAPPSLPVCQWDGDVDMGGSVTLSCSVAEGVPTPEIHWDKLSPEEIALPINMEGDLSGFVQIVNVSSQTSGLYRCSANNLLGTENCYVNLSVYSTPDSPSGMLQGVLLTLSMSLLLLALLVLVLWLHRTGQDGRRWRERKEEEEDECYNEIRYTPSLMKRSFV; encoded by the exons ATGGGCTCTTCTGGGAGATGGATGCTGctcaccctgtgtgtgtgtttcagcactCTGGAGATTA TTGCACTCAGGGTAACCATGAGGGAGTCCAGTCTCAGTGTGGTTCAAGGGGATTTTGTCATTCTGCCCTGCTCCTTCTTCACCTCCAGCCCCCTCTCCAGACTCAACGTCATCTGGACTCTGGCTCCCTTCTCCAGCCCAGACACCCCGATACAg GTGATAGTGTACGACCATGGACAGGTGATAGAAGACCCCTCCCTCATTGGCAGGGTGGGCTTTACAG GTATCCCCTGGAGTGCAGACATTGTGCTGAATGACACACGTGTATCAGACGCTGGGATTTACCGCTGCATGGTCAATAACCCTCCAGAGACAGCAGATCCCGGCATAGGAGAGCTGGTGCTCAGTGTCCTGG CACCACCCTCACTGCCTGTGTGTCAGTGGGATGGAGATGTTGATATGGGAGGAAGTGTCACGCTGTCCTGCTCGGTGGCTGAGGGTGTCCCCACTCCTGAGATCCACTGGGATAAACTCAGTCCAGAGGAAATCGCACTTCCTATCAACATGGAGg GGGATCTGTCAGGCTTTGTCCAAATTGTCAATGTGTCATCTCAGACGTCTGGCTTGTATCGCTGCTCTGCCAATAACCTCCTGGGAACAGAGAACTGCTACGTCAACCTGTCTGTCTACAGCA ctccgGACAGTCCCTCCGGCATGCTGCAGGGTGTACTGCTCACCTTGTCCAtgagcctgctgctgctggcgcTGCTGGTGCTCGTGTTGTGGCTTCACCGCACGGGGCAGGacgggaggaggtggagggagcggaaagaagaggaggaggatgagtgTTACAATGAGATACGGTACACCCCATCTCTGATGAAGCGttcatttgtttaa
- the zgc:165604 gene encoding immunoglobulin superfamily member 11 isoform X2 gives MRESSLSVVQGDFVILPCSFFTSSPLSRLNVIWTLAPFSSPDTPIQVIVYDHGQVIEDPSLIGRVGFTGIPWSADIVLNDTRVSDAGIYRCMVNNPPETADPGIGELVLSVLAPPSLPVCQWDGDVDMGGSVTLSCSVAEGVPTPEIHWDKLSPEEIALPINMEGDLSGFVQIVNVSSQTSGLYRCSANNLLGTENCYVNLSVYSTPDSPSGMLQGVLLTLSMSLLLLALLVLVLWLHRTGQDGRRWRERKEEEEDECYNEIRYTPSLMKRSFV, from the exons ATGAGGGAGTCCAGTCTCAGTGTGGTTCAAGGGGATTTTGTCATTCTGCCCTGCTCCTTCTTCACCTCCAGCCCCCTCTCCAGACTCAACGTCATCTGGACTCTGGCTCCCTTCTCCAGCCCAGACACCCCGATACAg GTGATAGTGTACGACCATGGACAGGTGATAGAAGACCCCTCCCTCATTGGCAGGGTGGGCTTTACAG GTATCCCCTGGAGTGCAGACATTGTGCTGAATGACACACGTGTATCAGACGCTGGGATTTACCGCTGCATGGTCAATAACCCTCCAGAGACAGCAGATCCCGGCATAGGAGAGCTGGTGCTCAGTGTCCTGG CACCACCCTCACTGCCTGTGTGTCAGTGGGATGGAGATGTTGATATGGGAGGAAGTGTCACGCTGTCCTGCTCGGTGGCTGAGGGTGTCCCCACTCCTGAGATCCACTGGGATAAACTCAGTCCAGAGGAAATCGCACTTCCTATCAACATGGAGg GGGATCTGTCAGGCTTTGTCCAAATTGTCAATGTGTCATCTCAGACGTCTGGCTTGTATCGCTGCTCTGCCAATAACCTCCTGGGAACAGAGAACTGCTACGTCAACCTGTCTGTCTACAGCA ctccgGACAGTCCCTCCGGCATGCTGCAGGGTGTACTGCTCACCTTGTCCAtgagcctgctgctgctggcgcTGCTGGTGCTCGTGTTGTGGCTTCACCGCACGGGGCAGGacgggaggaggtggagggagcggaaagaagaggaggaggatgagtgTTACAATGAGATACGGTACACCCCATCTCTGATGAAGCGttcatttgtttaa
- the LOC109983553 gene encoding pecanex-like protein 3 yields the protein MGSQALQILRQGVWASLTGGWYVDPHQSTFSNCFHLYLWIFLLAFPFLLYMALPPSLVVAGVYSAVVAVFFTAIKVVNYRLHAMFDLGETVEKKQASLTADAPKMEDGDEGSGAHDGNHHRDSHVGVEMTVFRKVNSTPPVRCSSQHSLFGLNQVSEFLPQLEDSGGTKDIKELMREQGSNNVIVTSAHRDILRQSSQDTIRAPGVVQSCIAAALGGDFPALMGVSAGFGEPGACMSIPPSPSSQEDGGEKEQLQEVEELPEQLSQQSPEDNGLGAYSPLGPSAESESLGDTPLSPLIKSSLSEELSENLLGLGLDPVAFAPGTEHPGSRSGVALAAGSTDSCFSAGGATTDRETLSTVSSYRSEKTDSTQLESPSFSQPRPADAQASGSAPTIGSSIPRPTEDPAGQGGSDTDNLSDSVLLRSPSKDFSHSQGLDRTLVEGEDLPPLFCDIAQHPPLQNSSPSSSGHSEVCDLDRNVQVPPLPPPRQANSVPSGLALGLVCSEPALPISSTPFLLPDQSALQAQQVVRPKDLKLLRASGSSVGHRPGRRKAPRRRAGAGSSSFDCGSYRRHHNHRQHRDYIPVRNRLGAKAYSESLFEDSSDEDDGSDMSAGSSLGSQRRYSSDDDDDDDDDDSSSSTSCYSPDLANTGITSPLPAAAQLPSPREGDLPEPTGPSHSRAAQRSSSTASAKTHARVLSMDGAGGGQSTTAVLPSTLLTMPSTSTPAPRTLTISKSDLEARNIHTDGFPGTHHHRLDSLGGSWTGNQMGWRTEELVEEGAVGGAMAAEDGGKHDSVSSVKRTQAIRRRHNAGSNPTPPPSTMGSPPSLQDLQRARTSSHSRTRTLPSAFQFASSLLLPRSGIHEASTFDDTSEGAVHYFFDESGVKRSYTFGPAGGGYEDPVQERERQSQSSSFTSTEVQEGAPVLSLLQPRPVVLQGMQVRRVPLEMPEFDLDHESLQESQENTLMIEEKAKPKQYYRFWVLPGKWLRVRYDRLALLALLDRNRRVGENVFAVVLASLVAFLGFLLLLQGFFRDIWVFQFCLVIASCQYSLLKSVQPDAASPMHGHNWIIVYSRPVYFCLCCVMIWIFDLSGRSGSLQPFSLYGVTFFSAQFLLCVRDMLVVFALCFPVIFLFGLLPQVNTFVMCLLEQIDMHVFGGTATTSPLSSLFSLLRSVLVAALLYGFCLGAINAPWGDAHVPVLFSVFCGLLLALSYHLSRQSSDPIILWSLVRSKLFPELENRTPEEPPVEIKDPLPEKLRNSVKEILHSDLIMCPLMAVITFAISASTVFIALQPALSFVLYILAGVVGFITHYLLPQLRKQLPWFCLAHPVLRSREYSQFEVRDAAQLMWFEKLYAWLQCVEKYFIYPAVVLNSLTTEARSVGQYHKELDIYSRALFISVAGMKLLRSSFCAPSHQYVTLCFTTLFFHFDYPHFSETFLIDYYFMSILFSKMWDLLYKLRFVLTYIAPWQITWGSAFHAFAQPFAVPHSAVLFVQAIFSAIFSTPLNPVLGSAVFVTSYTRPVKFWERDYNTKRVDHSNTRLATQLDRNPGADDNNLNSIFYEHLTRSLQHSLCGDLLLGRWGNYTTGDCFILASDYLNALVHIIEIGNGLVTFQLRGLEFRGTYCQQREVEAITEGVEEDEGCCCCEPGHLPHMLSFNAAFGQRWLAWEVAATKYVLEGYSISDNNAASMLQVFDLRKILITYYVKSIIYYVSRSSKLEEWLSNETIQEALRPCLGPNYVDSDPTFNLNIDEDYDHRASGITPSSFCMIYLDWIQYCNSRRQTPVACERDSPLVNMCFGLCILGRRALGTASHSMSASLEPFLYGLHALFKGDFRITSPRDEWVFADMDLLNRVVAPGVRMSLKLHQDHFTSPDEYEDPMVLYDAITANEEKMLISHEGDPVWRSAILANMPSLLALRHIMDDGSDEYKIIMLNKRFLSFRVIKVNRECVRGLWAGQQQELVFLRNRNPERGSIQNAKQALRNMINSSCDQPIGYPIYVSPLTTSYAGGHNQLRSVWGGPVSPHNIYTWLISSWDRLQKGCGAGCNSGGNIEDSDCGGGSTSISTNPAIHTTQSTPASSLPQSHITTVQPPLGTDNPLGPTQSWPHHPQPLPLALLSQSEGRMEAGLLSSLQRTSSIQGLLGHQLSSSQLSFSSSLAPPPLPGPERFCTATLLESAGHRAGQRAGLSLGQSSGLHYESHFGKWSFSSRKGFNGPAAMELEGGPVQTIRTQPAPPAPLQEVSLTLDPLGATQKLDPTLLNAGDPPTPREESTELPLLEHLR from the exons GCTCTTCCTCCTAGCTTGGTGGTAGCTGGGGTGTACTCGGCTGTGGTGGCTGTCTTCTTCACCGCCATCAAAGTGGTAAACTATCGGCTTCACGCTATGTTTGACCTGGGGGAGACCGTGGAGAAGAAGCAAGCCTCACTCACAGCGGACGCCCCAAAGATGGAAGATGGAGATGAAGGCTCAGGTGCCCATGATGGGAATCATCACAG ggATAGTCATGTTGGAGTGGAGATGACTGTGTTTCGGAAAGTGAATTCAACACCCCCAGTCCGCTGTAGCTCTCAGCACTCTCTGTTTGGATTGAACCAGGTTTCG gagTTCTTACCTCAGCTGGAGGATTCAGGGGGTACCAAGG ATATCAAAGAACTAATGAGGGAACAAGGCAGCAATAATGTGATAGTCACGTCAGCTCACCGTGATATCCTACGCCAGAGTTCCCAGGACACCATTA GGGCTCCTGGTGTGGTCCAGTCCTGCATCGCTGCTGCTCTGGGAGGGGATTTCCCTGCTCTCATGGGAGTGTCAGCTGGGTTTGGAGAACCTGGAGCCTGTATGTCTATCCCCCCTTCACCTTCCAGTCAAGAAGATGGAGGTGAGAAAGAACAGTTGCAGGAAGTGGAGGAGTTACCCGAACAACTCTCTCAACAGAGTCCTGAGGACAATGGGTTGGGGGCTTATTCTCCCCTTGGCCCCTCTGCTGAATCTGAGAGTCTGGGAGATACTCCCCTCAGCCCCCTCATAAAGAGCAGCTTAAGTGAGGAGCTGAGTGAAAATCTCCTGGGTTTGGGCCTTGATCCTGTAGCGTTTGCACCAGGGACTGAGCACCCAGGCAGCCGCAGTGGGGTAGCGCTAGCTGCTGGATCAACAGACAGCTGTTTCAGTGCAGGTGGAGCCACCACAGACCGTGAGACACTAAGTACTGTTAGCAGTTACCGCAGTGAAAAAACTGATtccactcagctggaaagtCCTTCGTTCAGCCAGCCACGGCCTGCAGATGCACAGGCTTCTGGCTCAGCACCAACAATAGGCTCCAGCATCCCTAGACCCACAGAGGATCCGGCAGGACAGGGTGGCAGTGATACTGACAACCTGTCGGACAGTGTGCTACTTCGATCCCCTTCCAAAGATTTCTCCCACAGCCAGGGGCTGGACAGGACGCTTGTTGAAGGAGAGGACTTGCCACCTCTATTTTGTGATATTGCACAGCACCCTCCActccagaactcttccccttcAAGTAGTGGTCACTCAGAGGTTTGTGATTTAGACAGAAATGTACAAGTTCCTCCTCTACCCCCACCTAGGCAAGCCAATTCAGTGCCCTCAGGGCTGGCCCTGGGTCTGGTGTGCTCTGAGCCTGCTTTGCCTATATCCTCTACCCCCTTTTTGCTGCCTGACCAATCTGCTCTTCAAGCCCAGCAGGTTGTGCGCCCCAAAGACTTAAAGCTGCTGCGGGCCAGCGGCAGTAGTGTGGGGCACAGGCCAGGCCGAAGGAAAGCTCCAAGAAGGCGAGCTGGAGCGGGGAGTAGTAGTTTTGACTGTGGCTCCTACAGGCGTCATCACAATCACAGACAACACAGAGATTACATCCCAGTAAGAAACCGACTGGGAGCAAAGGCTTACAGTGAAAGTTTGTTTGAAGATTCCAGTGACGAGGACGATGGCAGCGACATGAGCGCTGGTTCTAGTCTGGGCTCTCAGAGGCGATACAGCTCCGACGACgacgatgacgatgatgatgacgactCGAGTTCCTCTACCTCCTGCTACTCCCCTGACCTCGCTAACACTGGCATTACATCCCCActccctgctgctgctcaatTGCCTTCTCCGAGAGAAGGGGATTTACCTGAACCTACTGGCCCCTCGCATTCTCGTGCTGCTCAGCGCTCCTCAAGCACGGCGAGTGCTAAGACTCATGCTAGAGTGCTCAGTATGGACGGGGCTGGTGGAGGCCAGAGTACCACAGCGGTTTTGCCCTCTACTCTACTTACGAtgccctccacctccacccctGCACCTCGCACTCTCACCATCTCTAAGTCTGATCTGGAAGCTCGCAATATCCACACTGACGGCTTCCCTGGCACTCATCATCATCGGCTGGATTCTCTCGGAGGCTCTTGGACTGGAAACCAGATGGGCTGGAGGACAGAGGAGCTGGTTGAAGAGGGAGCTGTGGGTGGAG CTATGGCTGCAGAGGATGGGGGCAAGCATGACTCAGTCAGCAGTGTTAAGAGGACCCAGGCCATCCGCAGGAGACACAATGCTGGGAGCAACCCTACACCGCCCCCGTCCACCATGGGATCCCCTCCCAG CCTGCAGGACCTACAGCGAGCGAGGACTTCCTCTCATTCACGGACGCGCACACTTCCCTCGGCCTTCCAGTTCGCCTCCTCACTCCTACTGCCCCGTAGCGGCATCCACGAGGCCTCCACCTTTGACGACACATCCGAGGGGGCCGTGCACTATTTCTTTGACGAGAGTG GAGTGAAGAGGTCCTACACATTCGGACCTGCTGGAGGTGGTTATGAGGATCCAGTTCA GGAAAGGGAGAGACAATCCCAGTCCTCAAGCTTCACCTCCACCGAGGTCCAAGAAGGGGCTCCAGTCCTGTCCTTGCTCCAGCCTAGACCTGTGGTTTTACAGGGTATGCAGGTGCGCAGGGTGCCTCTGGAAATGCCCGAG TTTGATCTGGATCACGAGTCTCTACAAGAGTCCCAGGAAAACACTCTGATGATTGAGGAGAAAGCCAAACCCAAACAGTACTATCGTTTTTGGGTGCTCCCTGGGAAGTGGCTCAGGGTTCGATATGATCGATTGGCTCTTCTGGCCTTACTGGACAG GAATCGGCGTGTGGGAGAGAACGTGTTCGCTGTGGTGCTGGCCAGTCTGGTGGCATTCCTGGGGTTCCTACTGCTGCTCCAGGGCTTCTTCAGGGACATCTGGGTCTTCCAGTTCTGCCTGGTCATTGCTAGCTGCCAATACTCTCTACTGAAG AGTGTACAACCAGATGCAGCTTCTCCCATGCAC GGCCATAACTGGATCATCGTGTACAGTCGGCCAGTGTACTTCTGCTTGTGCTGTGTGATGATCTGGATCTTTGACCTATCAGGGCGCTCTGGCAGCCTGCAGCCCTTCTCCCTCTACGGTGTCACCTTCTTCTCTGCACAGTTCCTGCTCTGTGTCAGGGATATGCTCGTTG TGTTTGCCTTGTGTTTCCCCGTCATTTTCCTGTTTGGGTTGCTACCTCAGGTCAACACTTTTGTGATGTGTCTGCTGGAGCAGATCGACATGCATGTCTTTGGTGGAACTG ccaCTACCAGCCCGCTCTCGTCTCTGTTTAGCCTCTTACGCAGCGTGTTGGTGGCTGCTCTGCTGTATGGATTTTGCCTTGGTGCTATCAAT gCACCGTGGGGGGATGCCCATGTGCCAGTActattctctgtgttttgtggCCTCCTCCTGGCTTTATCCTACCACCTCAGCCGCCAAAGCAGTGATCCCATCATCCTTTG GTCATTGGTCCGGTCTAAGTTATTTCCAGAGTTGGAGAACCGAACACCAGAAGAACCCCCTGTGGAGATCAAGGACCCTCTTCCTGAGAAACTGCGTAACTCTGTG AAAGAAATTCTGCATTCAGATCTCATCATGTGTCCCCTTATGGCTGTGATTACCTTCGCCATCAGTGCCAGCACAGTTTTCATCGCTCTTCAA CCTGCTCTCAGCTTTGTCTTGTACATTCTGGCTGGAGTTGTAGGCTTCATCACACACTATCTGCTGCCTCAGCTCCGCAAACAGCTGCCATGGTTCTGCCTGGCTCACCCTGTGCTCCGCTCCAGAGAGTACAGCCAGTTTGAAGTCCGAG ATGCTGCTCAGCTGATGTGGTTTGAGAAGCTGTACGCGTGGCTGCAGTGTGTGGAGAAATATTTCATCTACCCGGCGGTGGTGCTGAACTCCCTTACGACTGAAGCTCGGAGTGTGGGACAGTACCATAAAGAGCTGGACATCTA CAGCCGGGCTCTTTTCATCTCGGTAGCGGGCATGAAGCTGCTGCGTTCATCTTTCTGCGCCCCCTCCCACCAGTACGTCACGCTGTGCTTCACCACGCTCTTCTTCCACTTCGACTATCCACACTTCTCAGAAACCTTCCTGATCGACTACTACTTCATGTCCATTCTATTCAGCAAG ATGTGGGACCTGCTGTACAAGCTGCGCTTTGTGTTAACATACATCGCCCCCTGGCAGATCACCTGGGGCTCGGCCTTCCACGCATTCGCTCAACCCTTTGCTGTGCCCC ACTCTGCTGTGCTTTTTGTTCAGGCCATCTTCTCAGCCATCTTCTCCACCCCTCTCAATCCTGTCCTAGGCAGTGCTGTGTTCGTCACATCATACACCAGACCTGTGAAATTTTGGGAGCGAGACTACaa cacCAAACGTGTCGATCATTCTAACACCAGACTCGCCACTCAGTTGGACCGCAACCCAG GTGCGGACGACAACAATCTGAACTCCATTTTCTACGAGCACCTGACGCGCTCTCTGCAGCACAGCCTCTGCGGAGACCTGCTGCTCGGCCGCTGGGGCAACTACACCACCGGCGACTGCTTCATCCTCGCCTCGGACTACCTCAACGCTCTGGTGCACATCATCGAGATCGGCAACGGCCTGGTCACCTTCCAGCTAAGGGGTCTGGAGTTCAGAG GTACCTACTGTCAGCAGAGGGAGGTAGAGGCCATCACAGAGGGAGTGGAGGAAGACgagggctgctgctgctgtgagccCGGTCACCTCCCACACATGTTGTCATTCAATGCTGCCTTCGGACAGCGCTGGCTGGCCTGGGAGGTGGCCGCCACTAAGTACGTACTAGAGGGCTACAGCATCAGCGACAACAATGCAGCCTCCATGTTGCAAGTATTTGACCTTCGTAAGATCCTCATCACCTATTATGTCAAG AGCATCATCTACTACGTGAGTCGCTCCTCTAAGCTGGAAGAGTGGCTGTCCAATGAAACCATTCAAGAGGCTCTACGACCGTGTCTTGGGCCTAACTACGTAGACAGTGACCCCACCTTCAACCTGAATATTGATGAAGACTACGACCACAGGGCCTCGGGCATTaccccctcctctttctgcaTGATTTACCTGGACTGGATTCAGTATTGCAACAGCAGGCGTCAAACG CCGGTGGCTTGTGAAAGAGATTCTCCGCTGGTCAACATGTGTTTCGGGCTTTGTATCCTGGGAAGAAGAGCTCTGGGAACAGCCTCCCACAGCATGTCTGCAAG cCTGGAGCCATTCCTCTACGGCCTCCATGCTCTCTTCAAGGGCGACTTCCGCATCACATCTCCCAGGGATGAATGGGTGTTTGCAGATATGGACCTGCTGAATCGAGTTGTGGCGCCAGGAGTGCGGATGTCCCTCAAATTGCATCAG GACCACTTTACATCTCCAGATGAGTACGAGGATCCTATGGTTCTGTATGATGCCATCACTGCCAATGAGGAGAAGATGTTGATATCTCATGAGGGTGACCCTGTGTGGCGCAGCGCTATTCTAGCTAACATGCCTTCACTGTTGGCTCTCCGCCACATCATGGATGACGGCAGTGACGAGTACAAGATCATCATGCTCAACAAGAGGTTCCTCAGCTTCAGAGTCATAAAG GTGAACAGAGAGTGTGTGCGTGGGCTCTGGGCAGGGCAACAGCAGGAGCTGGTTTTCCTGCGCAACCGTAACCCTGAGCGTGGCAGCATTCAAAATGCCAAACAGGCACTGAGGAACATGATCAACTCCTCATGTGACCAGCCCATCGGCTACCCAATCTATGTGTCCCCCCTCACCACCTCATATGCAGGGGGGCACAACCAGCTCCGGTCTGTGTGGGGAGGGCCCGTCAGCCCACACAACATTTACACCTGGCTCATCAGCAGCTGGGACAG GTTACAGAAGGGCTGTGGTGCTGGATGTAACAGCGGAGGAAACATTGAGGACTCAGACTGTGGAGGTGGCTCCACCTCTATCTCCACCAACCCTGCCATTCACACCACCCAGAGCACACCCGCCTCCAGCCTCCCCCAGTCCCACATCACCACTGTCCAGCCCCCCTTGg GTACAGACAACCCTTTAGGTCCAACCCAGAGCTGGCCTCACCATCCACAGCCTCTCCCCTTAGCTCTTCTCAGCCAGTCAGAGGGCAGGATGGAGGCAGGACTGCTCTCATCCCTCCAGCGAACGTCCTCCATCCAGGGGCTCCTGGGCCATCAACTGTCCAGCTCACAGCTCTCCTTCAGCAGCTCCTTGGCTCCTCCACCTCTGCCAGGCCCAGAGCGCTTCTGCACCGCAACCCTCCTGGAAAGTGCCGGGCACAGAGCAGGCCAGCGGGCTGGCCTCAGCCTCGGCCAGAGCAGCGGACTTCACTATGAGAGCCACTTTGGCAAGTGGAGTTTTTCAAGCAGGAAGGGCTTTAATGGACCAGCTGCAATGGAGCTTGAAGGAGGACCAGTACAGACCATACGCACACAG ccTGCTCCTCCGGCACCTCTACAAGAGGTCAGTCTGACACTAGATCCTCTGGGAGCCACACAGAAGCTGGACCCCACCCTGCTGAATGCAGgggacccccccacccctcgaGAGGAATCCACAGAGCTGCCTTTACTCGAGCACCTGCGCTGA